The Streptomyces sp. Alt3 genome has a segment encoding these proteins:
- a CDS encoding Nramp family divalent metal transporter yields MAETSDTTETGELDSRPRRSSWKYIGPGIVVAATGVGAGDLVATLIAGSKFGYTLMWAAVIGCLVKISLAEAVGRWHLATGRTLFDGWRTLGGWTTGYFAVYVVVWGFVYGATAMSSSALPIVALFPDGPGLKTWAIVTGLVGLVFVWFNQYAVFEKVMTVLIGVMFVVVVYVAIRVVPDIGASFAGLLPVLPDGSLIYTLGLIGGVGGTITMAAYGYWVNAKGWSNTSWMKVMRMDNRVAYITTGIFVVAMLIVGAELLHSSQIALTKGDRGLIDLGQVLEDRFGAATAKLFLVGFFATSFSSLIGVWHGVSLMFADFVERIQAAGRGDRGVERAGSDTVGRQERSVPFRAYLLWLTFPPMTLLWLDEPFGLVIGYGVLGAFFMPFLALTLLWLLNTSRTPREWRNGWLSNGMLGAAGLLFVVLCVQQVRELPW; encoded by the coding sequence ATGGCCGAGACGAGTGACACCACAGAGACCGGGGAGCTGGACTCCCGTCCACGTAGATCCAGTTGGAAGTACATCGGGCCCGGCATCGTCGTGGCGGCGACGGGTGTCGGAGCCGGCGACCTGGTCGCGACCCTCATCGCCGGCAGCAAATTCGGCTACACCCTCATGTGGGCGGCGGTGATCGGCTGCCTCGTCAAGATCTCCCTCGCGGAGGCGGTGGGCCGCTGGCACCTCGCGACCGGCCGCACACTCTTCGACGGCTGGCGCACCCTCGGCGGCTGGACCACCGGCTACTTCGCCGTGTACGTCGTCGTCTGGGGCTTCGTCTACGGCGCGACGGCCATGTCCTCCAGCGCCCTGCCCATCGTGGCGCTCTTCCCCGACGGGCCGGGCCTCAAGACGTGGGCGATCGTCACCGGACTGGTCGGCCTGGTCTTCGTCTGGTTCAACCAGTACGCCGTCTTCGAGAAGGTCATGACGGTCCTCATCGGCGTCATGTTCGTCGTAGTGGTCTATGTCGCGATCCGGGTGGTGCCGGACATCGGCGCCTCCTTCGCGGGGCTGCTCCCCGTACTCCCGGACGGCTCGCTGATCTACACGCTCGGTCTGATCGGCGGGGTCGGCGGCACGATCACCATGGCGGCGTACGGGTACTGGGTGAACGCCAAGGGCTGGTCCAACACCTCCTGGATGAAGGTGATGCGGATGGACAACCGGGTCGCCTACATCACGACGGGCATCTTCGTCGTCGCGATGCTCATCGTCGGCGCCGAGCTGCTGCACTCCTCGCAGATCGCCCTGACGAAGGGCGACCGGGGGCTGATCGACCTCGGCCAGGTCCTGGAGGACCGCTTCGGCGCGGCCACCGCGAAGCTCTTCCTGGTCGGCTTCTTCGCGACGTCGTTCTCGTCGCTCATCGGTGTCTGGCACGGCGTGAGCCTGATGTTCGCCGACTTCGTCGAGCGGATCCAGGCCGCCGGCCGTGGTGACCGGGGCGTGGAGAGGGCGGGCAGCGACACCGTGGGCCGGCAGGAGCGGTCGGTGCCCTTCCGCGCGTACCTGCTCTGGCTGACGTTCCCGCCGATGACGCTGCTGTGGCTGGACGAGCCGTTCGGGCTGGTCATCGGCTACGGGGTGCTGGGGGCGTTCTTCATGCCGTTCCTGGCCCTGACCCTGCTGTGGCTGCTGAACACCTCCCGCACACCGAGGGAGTGGCGCAACGGCTGGCTCAGCAACGGGATGCTGGGCGCGGCGGGGCTCCTCTTCGTCGTGCTGTGCGTCCAGCAGGTGCGCGAACTGCCCTGGTGA
- a CDS encoding IclR family transcriptional regulator, giving the protein MSQTVDRALSILPLLAQGPADLGQVAERLGVHKSTALRLLRTLHEHGLVYRQEDQRYRLGARLFALAQEAVENLDVREIAHSHLVALNEQCGHTVHLAVYEENEVLYIDKVESRYPVRMYSRIGKPVAITVAAVAKLLLADLTEPERRAIAERLDYPMYTSRSLPNAGAFLKELAVVREQGWATDLGGHEESINCIGAPIRGADGRVVAAMSVSAPNVVVTAEELLTLLPLVRRTADTISREYSGTTPTKKA; this is encoded by the coding sequence ATGAGCCAGACCGTCGACCGCGCGCTGAGCATCCTGCCGCTGCTCGCCCAGGGCCCCGCCGACCTCGGCCAGGTCGCCGAGCGGCTCGGCGTCCACAAGTCCACGGCGCTGCGCCTGCTCCGTACGCTCCACGAACACGGCCTGGTCTACCGCCAGGAGGACCAGCGCTACCGCCTCGGCGCGCGCCTCTTCGCGCTCGCGCAGGAAGCCGTCGAGAACCTCGACGTACGCGAGATCGCCCACAGCCACCTCGTCGCGCTCAACGAACAGTGCGGCCACACCGTCCACCTCGCGGTGTACGAGGAGAACGAGGTCCTCTACATCGACAAGGTCGAGAGCCGCTACCCCGTGCGGATGTACTCACGGATCGGCAAACCCGTTGCGATCACCGTCGCCGCGGTCGCCAAGCTGCTCCTCGCCGACCTCACCGAGCCCGAACGGCGCGCGATCGCCGAACGGCTCGACTACCCCATGTACACGTCCCGTTCGCTACCGAACGCCGGCGCCTTCCTGAAGGAACTCGCCGTCGTGCGCGAACAGGGCTGGGCCACCGACCTCGGTGGCCACGAGGAGTCCATCAACTGCATCGGCGCCCCCATCCGGGGCGCGGACGGGCGGGTCGTCGCCGCCATGTCGGTGTCCGCACCGAACGTGGTCGTCACGGCCGAGGAACTCCTCACCCTGCTCCCCCTGGTGCGACGCACCGCGGACACCATCAGCCGGGAGTACTCCGGCACCACCCCCACCAAGAAAGCCTGA
- a CDS encoding N-acyl-D-amino-acid deacylase family protein translates to MDLVIRDARVVDGTGTPSYRADVGITDGRITEIRREGDGPRLTAARTLDADGLALSPGFIDMHAHSDLALLRDPDHSAKAAQGVTLEVLGQDGLSYAPADDRTLAEVRRSIAGWNGDGSDIDFDWRTVGGYLDRLDRNFGGQGIAVNAAYLIPQGTVRMLAVGWDDRPATDAELDRMRELVAQGMAEGAVGMSSGLTYTPGMYAKDAELTELCRVVAAHDGYYCPHHRSYGAGALQAYEEMVQLTRDAGCALHLAHATMNFGVNKGRAPELLALLDDALAAGADISLDTYPYTPGCTTLVAMLPSWSSEGGPGSILTRLADEGTAQRIRHHVEVLGSDGCHGVPIEWDAIEISGVGNPALSGYVGRTVAESARLRGEEPWVTARRVLIEDELGTTILQHVGHEENVRQIMGHRVHTGGSDGILQGDKPHPRAYGTFPQYLGRYVRELGILSLEECVAHLTSRPAARLRLPDRGLVREGYRADLVLFDPATVAAGSTFEEPRVLPVGIPHVLIDGRFVVEDGKRTPTLAGRAVRGTGRARG, encoded by the coding sequence ATGGACCTGGTCATCCGCGACGCCCGAGTCGTCGACGGCACCGGTACCCCCTCCTACCGCGCCGACGTGGGCATCACGGACGGCCGGATCACCGAGATCCGCCGGGAGGGCGACGGCCCGCGCCTCACCGCCGCCCGCACCCTGGACGCCGACGGCCTCGCACTGTCGCCGGGCTTCATCGACATGCACGCGCACAGCGACCTCGCCCTGCTGCGCGACCCCGACCACAGCGCGAAGGCCGCCCAGGGCGTCACCCTGGAGGTCCTCGGCCAGGACGGCCTGTCGTACGCCCCCGCAGACGACCGCACCCTCGCCGAGGTCCGCCGCTCCATCGCCGGCTGGAACGGCGACGGCAGCGACATCGACTTCGACTGGCGCACCGTCGGCGGTTATCTGGACCGCCTCGACCGCAACTTCGGCGGCCAGGGCATCGCCGTCAACGCCGCCTACCTGATCCCGCAGGGGACGGTCCGGATGCTGGCCGTCGGCTGGGACGACCGCCCCGCCACCGACGCCGAGCTGGACCGCATGAGGGAGCTCGTCGCCCAGGGCATGGCCGAGGGCGCGGTCGGCATGTCCTCGGGCCTGACCTACACGCCGGGGATGTACGCGAAGGACGCCGAACTCACCGAGCTGTGCCGGGTGGTGGCGGCGCACGACGGTTACTACTGCCCCCATCACCGCTCGTACGGCGCCGGGGCCCTCCAGGCGTACGAGGAGATGGTTCAGCTCACCCGAGACGCCGGATGCGCCCTCCATCTCGCCCACGCCACCATGAACTTCGGCGTGAACAAGGGCAGGGCGCCCGAGCTCCTGGCCCTCCTGGACGACGCCCTCGCGGCGGGCGCGGACATCTCCCTGGACACCTACCCGTACACACCCGGCTGCACGACCCTCGTGGCGATGCTGCCGAGCTGGTCGAGCGAGGGCGGTCCCGGGTCGATCCTGACCCGGCTCGCGGACGAGGGGACGGCGCAGCGGATCCGCCACCACGTGGAGGTACTGGGCTCCGACGGCTGCCACGGTGTCCCCATCGAGTGGGACGCGATAGAGATCTCCGGCGTCGGCAACCCGGCCCTGTCCGGGTACGTCGGCCGTACGGTCGCCGAGTCGGCGCGGCTGCGCGGCGAGGAGCCCTGGGTGACGGCCCGCAGGGTGCTGATCGAGGACGAGCTCGGCACGACGATCCTCCAGCACGTCGGCCACGAGGAGAACGTCCGGCAGATCATGGGCCACCGGGTCCACACCGGCGGCAGCGACGGCATCCTCCAGGGCGACAAGCCGCACCCCCGTGCCTACGGCACGTTCCCCCAGTACCTCGGCCGCTACGTGAGGGAGCTGGGCATCCTCTCCCTGGAGGAGTGCGTCGCCCACCTCACCTCCAGGCCGGCCGCCCGTCTGCGCCTGCCGGACCGCGGCCTCGTCCGCGAGGGCTACCGCGCGGACCTCGTCCTGTTCGATCCGGCCACCGTGGCGGCCGGATCGACCTTCGAGGAGCCGCGCGTCCTCCCGGTCGGGATCCCGCACGTCCTGATCGACGGCCGCTTCGTCGTCGAGGACGGAAAGCGCACCCCCACCCTCGCGGGCCGGGCGGTGCGGGGCACGGGCCGCGCGCGGGGCTGA
- a CDS encoding alanine racemase → MAAQQSAEQSVTALAGEVVDHRFKALPPDAEGLTVGALAAERRNLFTGGFTTPVLALSAESVEANLALLETYAERHGLAFAPHGKTSMSPQLFARQLEYGAWGITAAVPHQARVYRAHGIRRIFLANELVDAVALRWLAAELNGDPDFVFACYVDSVRGVELMDEALRAAGAVRPVDVVVELGAGQGARTGARTEADCAAVADAVAATSTLRLVGVAGYEGEVPDASPERVRDWLRRLVALAADFDAAGRFTALSDGEEILVSAGGSAWFDAVADVFAEIPSLSRPALKLLRSGAYVSHDDGHYRHLTPFNRVPEEGTLQPAFRLWAQVVSRPTPEQAFVNAGKRDAAYDLDLPEAQVVRSARDGSVRQATGITVSGLSDQHGWVRTEAGAELEVGDWIGMGLSHPCTSFDKWQLIPLVEADGTVTDYIRTFF, encoded by the coding sequence TTGGCCGCCCAGCAGTCCGCCGAACAGTCCGTGACGGCCCTCGCGGGTGAAGTGGTCGACCACCGCTTCAAGGCGCTGCCGCCCGACGCGGAGGGGCTGACCGTCGGGGCCCTGGCGGCCGAGCGCCGCAATCTCTTCACGGGCGGTTTCACCACCCCGGTACTGGCTCTGTCCGCCGAGTCGGTCGAGGCCAACCTCGCCCTGCTGGAGACGTACGCGGAGCGGCACGGCCTGGCGTTCGCACCGCACGGCAAGACCTCGATGTCGCCGCAGCTGTTCGCCCGCCAGCTGGAGTACGGCGCCTGGGGCATCACCGCCGCCGTCCCCCACCAGGCCCGGGTGTACCGCGCCCACGGCATCCGGCGGATCTTCCTCGCCAACGAGCTCGTCGACGCGGTCGCGCTGCGCTGGCTGGCCGCCGAGCTGAACGGCGACCCGGACTTCGTCTTCGCCTGCTACGTGGACTCCGTGCGTGGCGTCGAGCTGATGGATGAGGCCCTGCGCGCGGCCGGCGCCGTGCGCCCCGTCGACGTGGTGGTGGAGCTGGGCGCCGGCCAGGGTGCCCGGACCGGCGCCCGCACGGAGGCCGACTGCGCGGCGGTCGCCGACGCGGTGGCCGCCACCTCCACCCTGCGCCTGGTGGGCGTCGCCGGTTACGAGGGCGAGGTGCCGGACGCCTCCCCCGAGCGGGTGCGGGACTGGCTGCGCCGGCTCGTCGCGCTGGCCGCGGACTTCGACGCCGCCGGCCGCTTCACCGCGCTGTCCGACGGCGAGGAGATCCTGGTCAGCGCGGGCGGCAGCGCGTGGTTCGACGCGGTCGCCGATGTCTTCGCCGAGATCCCCTCACTGAGCCGGCCCGCCCTCAAGCTGCTGCGCTCCGGCGCGTACGTCAGCCACGACGACGGGCACTACCGCCACCTCACCCCCTTCAACCGGGTCCCCGAGGAGGGCACGCTGCAGCCCGCCTTCCGGCTCTGGGCGCAGGTCGTCTCCCGCCCCACCCCCGAGCAGGCGTTCGTCAACGCCGGGAAGCGGGACGCCGCCTACGACCTGGACCTCCCCGAGGCGCAGGTGGTCCGCTCGGCCCGTGACGGCTCGGTGCGGCAGGCCACCGGGATCACCGTCAGCGGGCTGTCCGACCAGCACGGCTGGGTCCGCACGGAGGCGGGCGCCGAGCTGGAGGTAGGCGACTGGATCGGCATGGGCCTCTCCCACCCCTGCACCTCGTTCGACAAATGGCAGCTGATCCCGCTGGTGGAGGCGGACGGCACCGTCACCGACTACATCCGCACCTTCTTCTGA
- a CDS encoding GntP family permease has protein sequence MLLAAAPAPEVPPHTGGLLLLIGGTPGLLTVAALGIALLLFLIIKVRLQPFVALLAVSIAVGLGAGLSVTELFGTVQKSAAVSVIESGMGGILGHVAIIIGLGTMLGAILEVSGGAEVLSTRLLNLFGEKRAPLAMGLTGLIFGIPVFFDVGIFVLAPIVYAAAKRSGKSVVLYAMPLLAGLSMTHAFLPPHPGPVAAAGLFNVSLGWVILMGALVGIPSVLAAWGYAAWIGKRIFVEVPQDMVEAAEESKAAVVAEQRAAGVTPHEKPVPLGTVLAIIGTPLILILAATFSSIALDPSTPRSVIEFFGNPFVALTIALFLAYYLLGIRRGWSRKSLESVSTASLKPVGNILLVVGAGGIFGAVLKGSGIADALADTFNDVGLPVILLAWLISVVLRVAQGSATVAIVTTAGIVVPLVEGQDMSQAHLALIIMAISAGSIFASHVNDGGFWMVSKYFGISERDTLKTWTVLETVLSVAGFVVAAALSLVI, from the coding sequence ATGCTGCTCGCCGCCGCCCCCGCTCCCGAGGTCCCACCACACACCGGTGGACTGCTCCTCCTGATCGGCGGGACCCCCGGTCTGCTGACCGTCGCCGCGCTCGGGATCGCACTCCTGCTCTTCCTGATCATCAAGGTCAGGCTGCAGCCGTTCGTCGCCCTGCTCGCCGTGTCCATAGCCGTCGGCCTGGGTGCCGGTCTCTCCGTCACCGAACTCTTCGGCACGGTCCAGAAGTCCGCCGCCGTCTCGGTCATCGAGTCCGGCATGGGCGGCATCCTCGGACACGTCGCGATCATCATCGGCCTCGGCACGATGCTCGGCGCGATCCTGGAGGTGTCCGGCGGCGCGGAGGTACTGAGCACCCGCCTGCTGAACCTCTTCGGTGAGAAGCGCGCCCCGCTCGCCATGGGGCTCACCGGCCTCATCTTCGGTATCCCGGTCTTCTTCGACGTCGGCATCTTCGTCCTCGCGCCGATCGTGTACGCCGCCGCCAAGCGCTCCGGCAAGTCCGTCGTCCTGTACGCGATGCCACTGCTGGCCGGCCTTTCCATGACCCACGCGTTCCTGCCCCCGCACCCCGGACCGGTCGCCGCCGCGGGCCTCTTCAACGTCTCCCTCGGCTGGGTCATCCTGATGGGCGCCCTCGTCGGCATCCCGTCCGTCCTCGCCGCCTGGGGCTACGCCGCCTGGATCGGCAAGCGCATCTTCGTCGAGGTGCCGCAGGACATGGTCGAGGCCGCGGAGGAGTCGAAGGCCGCGGTCGTCGCCGAACAGCGCGCCGCCGGAGTCACCCCGCACGAGAAGCCCGTCCCGCTGGGCACCGTGCTGGCGATCATCGGCACCCCGCTGATCCTCATCCTCGCCGCGACGTTCTCCTCCATCGCGCTGGACCCCTCCACCCCGCGCTCCGTCATCGAGTTCTTCGGCAACCCCTTCGTCGCCCTGACGATCGCCCTGTTCCTCGCCTACTACCTGCTGGGCATCCGGCGCGGCTGGTCCCGCAAGTCCCTCGAATCGGTCTCCACCGCCTCGTTGAAGCCCGTCGGCAACATCCTGCTGGTCGTCGGCGCGGGCGGGATCTTCGGGGCGGTGCTCAAGGGCAGCGGCATCGCCGACGCGCTCGCCGACACCTTCAACGACGTCGGCCTGCCGGTCATCCTGCTCGCCTGGCTGATCTCCGTCGTCCTGCGGGTCGCCCAGGGCTCGGCCACGGTCGCCATCGTCACCACCGCCGGCATCGTCGTCCCGCTCGTCGAGGGCCAGGACATGTCGCAGGCGCACCTCGCGCTGATCATCATGGCGATCTCGGCGGGTTCCATCTTCGCCTCGCACGTCAACGACGGCGGGTTCTGGATGGTCTCGAAGTACTTCGGCATCTCCGAGCGCGACACCCTCAAGACCTGGACGGTCCTGGAGACGGTGCTCTCGGTCGCCGGCTTCGTCGTCGCCGCGGCGCTCAGCCTGGTGATCTAG
- a CDS encoding RidA family protein gives MTEKTALTPSTHTTPPAKFSHGVKKGNILQVAGQVGFLPAVEGQAPTPAGPTLREQTLQTFANVKAILEEGGASWDDVMMTRVYLTDVDHFAEMNAIYNEYFEEQGLTAPASARTTVYVGLPKGLLIEIDALAVLG, from the coding sequence ATGACCGAGAAGACCGCCCTCACCCCCAGCACCCACACCACCCCGCCGGCGAAGTTCTCGCACGGCGTGAAGAAGGGGAACATCCTCCAGGTCGCCGGTCAGGTCGGCTTCCTGCCCGCCGTGGAGGGCCAGGCCCCGACCCCGGCCGGTCCCACCCTGCGCGAGCAGACCCTCCAGACCTTCGCCAACGTCAAGGCGATCCTGGAGGAGGGCGGCGCGAGCTGGGACGACGTCATGATGACGCGCGTCTACCTGACGGACGTCGACCACTTCGCCGAGATGAACGCGATCTACAACGAGTACTTCGAGGAGCAGGGCCTCACGGCCCCGGCGTCCGCACGTACGACGGTGTACGTCGGCCTCCCCAAGGGACTGCTCATCGAGATCGACGCGCTCGCGGTCCTCGGCTGA
- a CDS encoding serine/threonine-protein kinase — MAGARVDPLGSGDPATLGRYELIGRLASGGMGRIYLARNAEGQLVAVKTLLSDGVVSDVDRRRFTREVGLAQRIDSAFTARVRDADPGADLPWMAIDYIAAPPLSVLVSTAGVLPASAVQWLAAGTAEALVTLHGEGIIHRDLKPQNILLPLPGPRVIDFGISHANDLTRTSLTLGTIAFTSPEQARGEPSTEASDVYSLGATLFHLALGRPPYRDGSDTLALLAQVQRGQLDLDGLPKELTALIRPCLAADPAQRPVPAEMLARFRQSLAGLPVSQGGRRWLPQRWTDLISSYERHGRDLARGAGIGADTPGPGGIRAGLRTDVVPPPDPTRVYTQERERAERERAERERAEEARAEKERVERERALHAQERLREQEWQQELERRKAEEARAEKERVERERALLAQERLREQEWQQELERRKAEEERRKAEKNARERAARARARQQASGPSSASARSASGTSKPASRPEPPRTPPPAPAPSGRSSSAVVWLVVLAAVALLVLWLANRPDGGSGTHSGGVGTSTGATAVGDSGPGGDSGGEGTPGPDRTVLRVGWV; from the coding sequence ATGGCAGGCGCGCGAGTTGATCCGCTGGGAAGTGGAGATCCGGCGACGCTCGGCAGGTACGAACTGATCGGGAGGCTGGCTTCCGGCGGCATGGGGCGCATCTACCTCGCCCGGAACGCCGAGGGGCAGCTGGTGGCGGTGAAGACGCTGCTCTCCGACGGCGTCGTCAGTGATGTCGACCGGCGGCGGTTCACCCGCGAGGTGGGCCTGGCCCAACGCATCGACAGCGCGTTCACGGCGCGCGTGCGGGACGCCGATCCGGGGGCGGATCTGCCGTGGATGGCGATCGACTACATCGCAGCGCCACCGCTCTCCGTACTGGTGAGCACCGCCGGGGTGCTGCCGGCCTCGGCGGTCCAGTGGCTGGCGGCGGGCACCGCGGAGGCGCTGGTCACGCTGCACGGCGAGGGCATCATCCACCGGGACCTCAAGCCGCAGAACATCCTGCTGCCGCTCCCCGGCCCGCGGGTGATCGACTTCGGCATCTCGCACGCGAACGACCTCACCCGCACGAGCCTCACCCTGGGCACGATCGCCTTCACCTCGCCGGAGCAGGCCCGGGGCGAGCCGTCGACCGAGGCGTCGGACGTGTACTCGCTCGGGGCGACCCTGTTCCACCTGGCGCTGGGCAGGCCCCCCTACCGCGACGGCAGTGACACGCTGGCGCTGCTGGCCCAGGTGCAGCGGGGCCAGCTCGACCTCGACGGTCTGCCCAAGGAACTGACGGCGTTGATCCGCCCCTGCCTGGCGGCCGATCCCGCGCAGCGGCCCGTCCCCGCGGAGATGCTGGCCCGCTTCCGGCAGTCCTTGGCCGGGCTTCCGGTGTCGCAGGGCGGTCGCCGCTGGCTGCCGCAGCGCTGGACGGACCTGATCAGCTCGTACGAACGTCATGGGCGGGACCTGGCGCGTGGAGCCGGCATCGGCGCGGACACTCCGGGCCCCGGGGGGATCAGGGCCGGCCTGCGCACGGATGTCGTCCCGCCTCCGGACCCGACCCGTGTGTACACGCAGGAGCGTGAACGGGCCGAACGTGAGCGCGCCGAGAGGGAGCGGGCCGAGGAGGCACGGGCCGAGAAGGAGCGGGTGGAACGCGAGCGGGCCCTGCACGCCCAGGAACGGCTGCGCGAGCAGGAGTGGCAGCAGGAACTGGAGCGGAGAAAGGCCGAGGAGGCACGGGCCGAGAAGGAACGGGTGGAACGCGAGCGGGCCCTCCTCGCCCAGGAACGGCTGCGCGAGCAGGAGTGGCAGCAGGAACTGGAGCGGAGAAAGGCCGAGGAGGAGCGGAGGAAGGCCGAGAAGAACGCCCGGGAGAGGGCCGCCAGGGCCAGGGCCCGTCAGCAGGCCTCGGGCCCGTCGTCCGCCTCGGCGCGATCCGCGTCCGGGACGTCGAAGCCGGCGTCCCGCCCGGAACCGCCCCGGACGCCACCGCCCGCACCCGCTCCGTCCGGGAGGTCGTCGTCAGCCGTGGTCTGGCTGGTGGTGCTCGCCGCCGTCGCCCTCCTGGTCCTCTGGCTGGCCAACAGGCCGGACGGCGGGAGCGGCACGCACTCGGGCGGCGTGGGCACGAGCACGGGTGCCACCGCCGTCGGCGACAGCGGTCCCGGCGGGGACAGCGGCGGCGAGGGGACACCCGGTCCGGACAGGACGGTGCTCCGCGTCGGGTGGGTCTGA
- a CDS encoding chitinase: MERSAGSSRHRRSRVRPLLGGAVAVVAAGALAVTGLATGAQAAEVNVAKNAGFESGLANWTCSGGSGTTVSSPVHSGTSALKATPAGQDNAKCTQTVAVKPNSTYSLSSWVQGGYAYLGASGTGTTDVSTWTPGSSSWTQLKTGFTTGPSTTSVTVYTHGWYGQAAYFADDVQVTGPDGGGGTDPEPAIPGTPAGLTVGATTTSSVALSWSSVSGATGYTVYRNGTKATTSTGTSATVTGLAADTAYQFAVSATNAAGESVKSATVSGRTAKATDPGGPTTSVPKHAVTGYWQNFDNGAAVQKLSDVPANYDIIAVSFADATTTPGAVTFNLDSAGLNGYTVAQFKADIKAKQAAGKNVIISVGGEKGSVAVNSDASATAFADSVYALIQEYGFNGVDIDLENGLNSTYMTKALRSLSSKAGSGLVITMAPQTIDMQSTSGEYFRTALNIKDILTVVNMQYYNSGSMLGCDGKVYSQGSVDFLTALACIQLEGGLAPSQVGLGVPASTRGAGSGYVAPSVVNAALDCLAKGTSCGSFKPSRTYPDLRGAMTWSTNWDATAGNAWSNAVGPHVHGLP, encoded by the coding sequence GTGGAACGCTCCGCAGGCAGCAGCAGACACAGAAGGAGCCGGGTCCGGCCCCTCCTCGGCGGGGCGGTCGCCGTCGTCGCGGCGGGGGCGCTGGCCGTCACCGGTCTCGCGACCGGTGCGCAGGCCGCCGAGGTCAACGTGGCCAAGAACGCCGGATTCGAGTCCGGGCTCGCCAACTGGACCTGTTCCGGCGGCAGCGGCACCACCGTCTCCTCCCCCGTGCACAGCGGCACCTCCGCGCTCAAGGCCACCCCGGCCGGGCAGGACAACGCCAAGTGCACGCAGACCGTGGCCGTGAAGCCCAACTCGACCTACTCACTGAGCTCCTGGGTGCAGGGCGGTTACGCCTACCTCGGCGCGAGCGGCACCGGGACCACGGACGTCTCCACCTGGACACCCGGATCGAGCAGCTGGACCCAGCTGAAGACCGGCTTCACCACAGGCCCCTCGACCACCTCCGTGACCGTCTACACCCACGGCTGGTACGGCCAGGCCGCGTACTTCGCGGACGACGTCCAGGTGACCGGCCCGGACGGGGGCGGTGGCACCGACCCGGAGCCCGCGATCCCCGGGACCCCCGCCGGGCTGACCGTGGGAGCGACGACCACGTCCTCGGTCGCCCTGAGCTGGAGCTCCGTGTCCGGCGCGACCGGGTACACCGTCTACCGCAACGGCACGAAGGCGACCACGTCCACCGGCACCTCCGCGACGGTGACGGGGCTGGCGGCCGACACCGCGTACCAGTTCGCCGTCAGCGCCACCAACGCCGCCGGTGAGTCCGTGAAGTCCGCGACCGTCAGCGGCCGTACGGCGAAGGCTACCGACCCGGGCGGACCCACCACCTCGGTGCCCAAGCACGCGGTGACCGGCTACTGGCAGAACTTCGACAACGGCGCCGCGGTTCAGAAGCTCAGCGACGTCCCCGCGAACTACGACATCATCGCCGTGTCCTTCGCGGACGCCACCACCACGCCCGGCGCGGTCACCTTCAACCTGGACTCGGCGGGGCTGAACGGCTACACCGTCGCCCAGTTCAAGGCCGACATCAAGGCCAAGCAGGCCGCCGGCAAGAACGTCATCATCTCCGTGGGCGGCGAGAAGGGCTCCGTCGCGGTCAACAGCGACGCCTCCGCGACCGCGTTCGCCGACTCGGTGTACGCGCTCATCCAGGAGTACGGCTTCAACGGCGTCGACATCGACCTGGAGAACGGCCTCAACTCCACCTACATGACGAAGGCCCTGCGCTCGCTGTCGTCGAAGGCGGGCTCCGGCCTCGTCATCACCATGGCGCCGCAGACGATCGACATGCAGTCGACCTCCGGTGAGTACTTCAGGACGGCGCTCAACATCAAGGACATCCTGACCGTCGTCAACATGCAGTACTACAACAGCGGTTCCATGCTGGGCTGCGACGGCAAGGTCTACTCCCAGGGTTCGGTGGACTTCCTCACCGCGCTCGCCTGCATCCAGCTGGAGGGCGGCCTCGCCCCGTCCCAGGTCGGCCTCGGCGTCCCCGCCTCCACCCGCGGCGCGGGCAGCGGCTACGTCGCCCCGTCCGTCGTGAACGCGGCCCTGGACTGCCTGGCCAAGGGCACGAGCTGTGGTTCCTTCAAGCCGTCCAGGACCTACCCGGACCTGCGCGGCGCGATGACCTGGTCCACCAACTGGGACGCCACCGCGGGCAACGCCTGGTCCAACGCGGTCGGCCCGCACGTCCACGGGCTGCCGTAG